A genomic segment from Fusarium keratoplasticum isolate Fu6.1 chromosome 10, whole genome shotgun sequence encodes:
- a CDS encoding Glycoside hydrolase family 43 protein has product MAIQEVYRGGDDWLYVKRGPVSSLYEDLPAARDEATNWTTKHYDFKVTSEPHLDFQWLRTPEPDRIFLISSGNGGLTLIGREWIGSCFSPTDERQYAGLTTFYSCSNFFYLTVTADSDGQRELLLMSTQRSHPNGDLDYPAPAEPVQVSNEVFYALDGEKELKNFGLVLDASVISDECGGPSSFTGAFVGLACSDLTGDQLSAIYDYYTYEPVQYKYDRYEV; this is encoded by the exons ATGGCAATCCAGGAGGTATACCGGGGTGGGGATGATTGGCTGTATGTGAAGAGGGGCCCTGTGTCATCGCTTTACGAGGACCTACCCGCAGCTAGGGATGAGGCAACAAACTGGACCACCAAACACTACGACTTCAAAGTAACTAGTGAGCCTCATTTAGACTTTCAGTGGCTTCGGACACCCGAACCAGACCGCATCTTCTTGATTAGTTCTGGTAATGGCGGTCTCACTCTGATAGGCCGTGAGTGGATCGGATCGTG CTTCAGCCCAACCGACGAGCGTCAGTATGCCGGCCTGACTACGTTCTACTCGTGCTCCAACTTTTTCTACCTGACGGTTACGGCGGATTCAGATGGACAGCGAGAACTGCTTCTTATGAGTACCCAGCGCTCTCACCCTAATGGCGATCTCGACTACCCCGCGCCAGCCGAGCCAGTGCAGGTGTCCAATGAGG TTTTTTATGCCCTGGATGGCGAGAAAGAGCTGAAGAACTTTGGCCTGGTGCTAGACGCCTCGGTTATCTCGGACGAGTGCGGTGGACCTAGTAGCTTCACAGGGGCCTTTGTCGGTCTAGCTTGTTCCGACCTGACCGGAGATCAGTTGTCAGCGATCTATGACTATTACACCTATGAGCCAGTTCAATACAAGTACGACCGTTACGAGGTCTGA
- a CDS encoding BHLH domain-containing protein → MDSPYMPIPLGSDIIPPESQSDLGVLCWEQDQLQLPLDISPCEQAALCLTDWDTDNSAMSEFFTEDVILGAGLSDSLREGAPLVHQLGNPSSVTHATGSSQASSNAATAFPADRDAAGKKHTVRPDIKLRSASSKPKKPSRRAPPGPKKEVRDRECHNLVEKQYRTRLKAQFEALLAVLLAAQPLGHHDGGASGAGLGQYLSRGQVLDAAKKRILRLEKELERVASERDRLLRDLACFAPERGLSC, encoded by the exons atggACTCTCCATATATGCCAATCCCCTTGGGATCCGACATTATTCCTCCCGAAAGCCAGAGCGACCTGGGGGTACTCTGCTGGGAACAAGACCAGCTTCAA CTGCCACTTGACATATCACCGTGCGAGCAAG CTGCTCTATGCTTGACTGATTGGGACACGGATAACTCAGCAATGTCCGAATTCTTCACTGAAGATGTCATTCTCGGGGCTGGGCTATCCGACTCGTTGCGGGAGGGCGCCCCTCTCGTGCATCAGCTTGGCAACCCCAGCAGCGTCACCCATGCTACCGGCTCCAGCCAGGCTTCTTCAAACGCCGCTACGGCCTTCCCCGCAGATCGCGACGCGGCGGGAAAAAAGCACACTGTTCGTCCTGACATCAAGCTTCGGTCCGCATcgagcaagcccaagaagccttCTCGCCGCGCGCCGCCCGGCCCCAAAAAAGAAGTGCGCGACCGAGAATGCCACAACCTCGTGGAGAAGCAGTATCGCACCCGACTAAAGGCTCAATTCGAGGCCCTGCTCGCCGTGCTGCTGGCTGCACAGCCGCTCGGCCACCACGACGGCGGCGCCAGTGGGGCGGGCCTGGGACAGTATCTCAGCAGGGGCCAGGTTCTAGACGCGGCGAAGAAACGCATCTTGAGGTTagagaaggagctggagcggGTGGCGTCGGAGAGGGACAGATTGCTGCGAGACTTGGCGTGCTTTGCGCCAGAGCGAGGGCTGAGCtgttga
- a CDS encoding Pyruvate, water dikinase, with protein MNDTESDGPLVRNFAHLSRGDVGLVGGKNASLGEMIQALGTEGIAVPPGFATTSKAYWHFVESNCIRGKMEALINEWQMGNQSLAETGHAVRSLFLRHGSWPADAASAIRASYRELSARFGIENLSVAVRSSATAEDLLDASFAGQQETYLNVSGERALLNACRRCYASLFTDRAISYRQAKGFDHMSIALSVGIQVMVRSDLGGSGVMFSIDTESGFDQIVLINASWGLGENVVQGIANPDEYQVFKPPLSDTSLTPIVGKRLGDKAIKMVYGDGNVGTRNVPTSKAEQAAYVLSDKEILQLARWACTIEKHYGCPMDIEWAKDGVGGKLFIVQARPETVHSRQDVAIFKTYTVEKKGRVLTTGLSVGDKAISGRVCLVSSVKDIHQFVNGSILVTEATDPDWVPVMKRAAAIITDHGGRASHAAIVSRELGIPAIVGTGNATYVLHSGQDITASCAEGDTGLVYEGISDVIAHTVDLAGLPQVRTKIMLNLANPAAAYRWWRLPADGIGLARMEFIMSNAIQVHPLALIYFDRVKDLDVRREITRLTAGYDYKPDYFVDKLSRGLAALCATVYPKPTIIRMSDFKTNEYAGLIGGAPFEIKEENPIIGIRGASRYYSALYKEGFALECRAIKRLREEIGLRNAIVMVPFCRTISEAKKVLDIMAENGLRRGENGLQVYIMCEIPSNVILAASFTDHFDGFSIGSNDLTQLTLGVDRDSGELAPLFDEQDEAVKWMIARVISVAREKGCKIGLCGQAPSNYPKFAKFLVEVGIHSISVSPDSFVAVKKHVLAAERL; from the coding sequence ATGAACGACACAGAATCCGATGGACCCTTGGTCCGCAACTTTGCACATCTGTCTCGCGGCGATGTGGGGTTAGTTGGCGGGAAGAATGCTTCACTGGGCGAAATGATCCAAGCCCTAGGAACAGAAGGCATAGCAGTTCCGCCTGGATTCGCAACGACCTCGAAGGCATATTGGCACTTTGTAGAATCCAATTGCATCCGCGGCAAGATGGAAGCCCTGATCAACGAATGGCAGATGGGAAATCAGAGCTTGGCCGAGACGGGCCACGCAGTGCGCTCCCTGTTCCTCCGCCACGGCTCCTGGCCGGCTGACGCGGCCTCTGCCATCAGGGCTAGCTATCGTGAGCTTTCAGCAAGATTTGGAATTGAGAACCTCAGCGTTGCCGTACGATCCAGCGCAACGGCCGAGGACCTACTTGACGCCAGCTTTGCCGGCCAGCAAGAGACATATCTCAATGTCTCGGGTGAGCGGGCCCTTCTGAATGCCTGCAGACGCTGCTATGCCTCCCTCTTCACCGACCGGGCCATCAGCTATCGCCAGGCCAAGGGCTTTGATCACATGAGCATCGCGCTCTCAGTCGGCATTCAGGTCATGGTCCGGTCTGACCTGGGCGGCTCGGGTGTCATGTTCTCTATTGACACGGAGAGCGGCTTTGATCAAATCGTGCTAATCAACGCCTCGTGGGGCCTTGGCGAGAATGTTGTCCAGGGCATAGCCAACCCCGACGAGTATCAGGTATTTAAGCCGCCGCTCTCGGATACCAGCCTAACGCCCATCGTGGGTAAGAGATTGGGCGATAAGGCGATCAAGATGGTCTATGGCGACGGCAACGTTGGTACACGCAACGTTCCCACCTCCAAGGCAGAGCAAGCCGCATACGTCTTGAGCGACAAGGAAATCCTTCAGCTGGCACGCTGGGCCTGCACCATCGAAAAGCACTACGGCTGTCCTATGGACATAGAATGGGCCAAAGATGGCGTCGGTGGCAAGTTGTTTATAGTACAAGCCAGACCAGAGACGGTGCACTCGCGCCAGGACGTCGCTATCTTCAAGACCTACACTGTCGAAAAGAAGGGACGCGTGTTGACCACTGGCCTTTCGGtcggcgacaaggccatctcaGGGCGGGTCTGTCTCGTGTCTTCGGTCAAAGATATCCACCAGTTCGTTAACGGCTCGATCCTGGTGACGGAGGCAACAGACCCTGACTGGGTGCCAGTTATGAAGCgtgccgccgccatcatcaccgaccATGGCGGGCGCGCCTCGCATGCCGCCATCGTCAGCCGCGAACTGGGGATCCCTGCCATTGTCGGAACCGGCAATGCTACATACGTACTGCACAGCGGCCAGGATATCACCGCCTCGTGCGCCGAGGGCGATACAGGCCTAGTGTACGAGGGCATCTCGGATGTTATAGCCCACACGGTCGATCTGGCGGGACTGCCGCAGGTTCGCACTAAAATTATGCTTAATCTTGCGAATCCTGCTGCCGCCTACCGCTGGTGGCGCCTCCCCGCTGATGGTATCGGCCTGGCACGCATGGAGTTCATCATGAGCAATGCAATTCAGGTTCATCCCCTGGCCCTGATTTACTTCGATCGGGTGAAGGACCTGGATGTCAGGCGAGAAATTACGCGACTGACGGCTGGCTACGACTATAAGCCTGACTATTTTGTTGACAAATTGTCTCGCGGTCTTGCGGCCCTCTGTGCCACTGTCTACCCAAAGCCAACTATCATCCGCATGAGCGACTTTAAGACCAACGAGTATGCCGGGCTTATCGGGGGGGCGCCGTTTGAGATCAAAGAGGAAAACCCTATAATAGGCATCCGCGGCGCCTCACGCTATTACTCAGCGCTATATAAAGAAGGCTTCGCCCTCGAGTGCCGTGCTATCAAGCGACTGCGGGAAGAGATAGGCCTGCGCAATGCCATTGTCATGGTTCCTTTCTGTCGGACCATTAgtgaggccaagaaggtccTGGATATAATGGCTGAGAATGGGCTCCGGCGTGGCGAAAACGGCCTACAGGTCTACATCATGTGCGAGATACCGTCCAACGTGATTCTCGCTGCCAGCTTCACCGACCATTTTGATGGCTTCTCTATTGGGTCTAATGATCTTACCCAGTTGACGCTCGGCGTGGACCGCGACTCTGGCGAGCTGGCACCTTTGTTTGACGAGCAGGACGAGGCCGTTAAGTGGATGATTGCCCGCGTCATTTCTGTCGCTCGCGAAAAGGGATGTAAGATTGGCCTCTGTGGTCAAGCGCCGAGCAACTATCCCAAATTTGCTAAGTTTCTGGTAGAAGTAGGTATTCATTCTATATCAGTTAGCCCGGATAGCTTTGTTGCTGTAAAGAAGCACGTTCTGGCTGCTGAGCGACTCTGA